In a single window of the Zonotrichia leucophrys gambelii isolate GWCS_2022_RI chromosome 2, RI_Zleu_2.0, whole genome shotgun sequence genome:
- the MAPK15 gene encoding mitogen-activated protein kinase 15, with the protein MSPPEVEPLVCRKYEIKRRLGKGAYGIVWKATDRQTGETVAVKKIFDAFRNRTDAQRTFREIMFLQEFGEHPNIIKLLDVIPAENDKDIYLIFESMETDLHAVIKKGNLLKDIHKCYILYQLLKATKFIHSGNVIHRDQKPSNVLLDAQCRVKLCDFGLARSLCQRGEPRPGPALTEYVATRWYRAPEILLASRRYTKGVDMWSIGCILGEMLLGKPLFPGTSTMNQIEQILRVIPSPSPEDILALQSEYKASVIKHMSSRQRVAFEEIFPPSTPLPALDLLKKLLVFNPDKRLTAEEALQHPYVSRFHCPSREPSLDFDVILPLGDDVQLSVAEYRNKLYEMILEKKSKNLPKEPGQRENIQLSQSECSTAQPGVSSEAAPTRKGQQEPAPPVPNPPHVPPAATAGAQPAGPSQRKDLGQRSQMSVMMYNPITHTTVQRNANPGAGIRNCSAPPQQSRIPNNEKLGRQITWPNTQLSPTSVQNLYNNPRNSQCPSKDVRPLLKPSKKMFQITANVGAAGDPRASMGSYSQAYGTISKSALQSLPIAKASKNPEQ; encoded by the exons ATGAGCCCGCCCGAGGTGGAGCCGCTCGTGTGCCGCAAGTACGAGATCAAAAGGCGCCTGGGCAAGGGG GCCTATGGCATTGTATGGAAAGCAACCGACCGCCAGACAGGAGAAACAGTTGCTGTTAAAAAGATTTTTGATGCTTTCAGGAACAGAACAGATGCTCAG aGGACATTTCGAGAGATTATGTTCCTGCAG GAATTTGGAGAACATCCAAATATCATCAAGCTACTTGATGTTATCCCAGCAGAGAATGACAAGGACATCTACCTCATCTTCGAATCCATGG AGACTGATTTACATGCTGTGATTAAGAAGGGGAATTTGCTGAAAGACATCCACAAGTGTTACATTCTCTACCAGCTCCTGAAGGCAACTAAATTCATCCACTCAGGGAATGTTATTCACAGGGATCAGAAG ccctccAACGTGCTGCTGGATGCGCAGTGCCGGGTGAAGCTCTGTGACTTCGGGCTGGCGCGCTCGCTGTGCCAGCGGggggagccccggcccggccccgcgctcACCGAGTACGTGGCCACGCGCTGGTACCGAGCGCCCGAGATCCTGCTGGCCTCCCGCCG TTACACTAAGGGTGTGGACATGTGGAGCATTGGCTGTATTCTTGGAGAGATGCTGCTTGGAAAGCCTCTTTTTCCTGGAACATCAACAATGAACCAGATAGAGCAGATCCTGAGGGTCATCCCTTCCCCGTCCCCAGAAG ATATTTTGGCTCTGCAGTCGGAGTACAAGGCCTCAGTTATTAAGCACATGAGTTCCAG GCAGCGAGTGGCATTTGAGGAGATTTTCCCACCCTCCACTCCACTGCCTGCCTTGGATCTGCTGAAGAAACTTCTGGTCTTTAACCCTGACAAAAGGCTCACAGCAGAGGAGGCTCTGCAGCATCCTTACGTGAGCAG ATTCCACTGTCCTTCCAGGGAACCCTCTTTGGATTTTGATGTGATCCTTCCTTTGGGTGATGATGTCCAGCTGTCTGTGGcagaatatagaaataaattatatgaG aTGATCCTTGAAAAGAAGTCAAAGAACCTTCCAaaggagccagggcagagagAAAACATTCAGCTGAGCCAGTCTgagtgcagcacagctcagccaggtGTCAGCTCAGAGGCTGCACCCACCAGGAAAGGGCAGCAAGAGCCAGCACCCCCTGTGCCAAACCCTCCACATGTGCCCCCTGCAGCTACAGCTGGggcccagcctgcagggcccagccaaAGAAAGGACTTGGGGCAGAGATCCCAGATGAGTGTGATGATGTACAACCCCATCACACACACCACTGTGCAGA gaaATGCAAATCCTGGTGCTGGGATCAGGAACTGTTCTGCACCACCTCAACAGTCCAGAATCCCCAACAATGAGAAACTAGGGAGACAAATCACATGGCCAAACACTCAGCTCTCTCCTACAAGTGTGCAGAACCTTTACAAT aatcccagaaacTCTCAGTGTCCCAGCAAGGATGTTCGTCCCCTTCTGAAGCCCAGTAAAAAGATGTTCCAGATCACTGCAaatgtgggagctgcaggtgatCCAAGGGCATCCATGGGCAGCTACTCGCAGGCCTATGGAACCATCAGTAAAtctgcactgcagagccttCCAATAGCAAAGGCCTCCAAGAACCCTGAGCAGTGA
- the FAM83H gene encoding protein FAM83H isoform X1 yields MRPCSPDHPVCARGASGAALPPPMARRSQSSSQGDNPLDPNYLPPHYKEYYRLALDVLTEEGKESYQRFLAEEAAPDFLCASEVEHIIQNLQKPQYANQEGSTDTAGDNDMDGSSGTYWPMNSDLAVPELDLGWPMVFGFRGTEVTTLVQPPPPDNPSIKEEARRMIRAAQQVVAIVMDVFTDVDLLFEVLDAASRRVPVYILLDEMNSQLFLDTAAKCRVNLNYVEFLRVRTVSGPTYYCRTGMSFKGHLKEKFLLVDCMVVLSGNYSFMWSFEKIHRSIAHIFQGELVASFDEEFRILFAQSEPLVPPANVLAKAENNFALAPFGNNMPFFPKKGPLMFQRDESLFPPFMDRVDPDRYFLSNFRRDDMLRHTVEGSAMRMYKKVEMENSQMDPVRGFLRSKQLELDAFKRHSFAEGTFENFASAKQYTRQMFMNNMDEFKIQSSHFQKDQFYQYQFEHPHLPGRPQGFFERIRGGRPGFNELEDYGEGPRYPELEPSYSQEGFPLRLDYVPSNSSREVRHGSDQLNPAGNGPMGMMLRRQNIGQKFICQTSPTQKQSLEQRLFLQDKDEEQDDDKSTQENRTGLRNWRISSYLSAYQSEPDEGLPMPMESEAYNDALGDPLTKHPTDLVPAFKPPTPFSSKLGIDSAKESADSDRAGEETSIMKPDAFRSRINPLIQRSSRLRSSLIFSAAKLDQPNTTIEKVQMIQKEQMSSELTKDNETIKTAASSKVAELLEKYKAVGKDMERGTVTHTKAVSGYLQEESQNTEKKCTKSVQYKILESRVLDSKDSCSTYKMHGDLDRAFGMASSTPQLGDALSKDPLGHLGTKVDKLSSRFYPIENKPPLPEKESLIFVGDTQKLALPEKKDRVTFREDSPKLVNTEIKKPQVRTSTTSSVLESLSRSQGSDSSLNKSEEDCSKQEQNPMEFLRKGSLRLKQFLNPKGEKKLEEEPASESGKCDKQAVVLKRSSIGDCQEAMEEEKPPKFAAPLPPKSSQTTQGRFPSSTANILYSSNLRDDTKVILEQISANSQKNRAELAKQLPSTSNPDLSRSTTSLERKGEKEKSCNIHRSESFGSQKRNLQRQPSEDRDTLLKKMENMRKEKRVYSRFEVFCKKDEHTSPSEEEYDTDAKDKKMGKFMPKILGTFKTKK; encoded by the exons ctctccctccccCGATGGCTCGTCGATCCCAAAGCTCCTCCCAGGGGGACAACCCCCTGGACCCCAACTACCTTCCCCCCCACTACAAGGAGTACTACCGCCTGGCCCTGGATGTGCTCACAGAGGAGGGCAAGGAGAGCTACCAGCGCTTCCTGGCTGAGGAGGCGGCCCCGGATTTCCTCTGTGCCTCCGAGGTGGAGCACATCATCCAGAACCTGCAGAAGCCCCAGTACGCCAACCAGGAGGGCAGCACGGACACGGCAGGGGACAATGACATGGACGGCTCCTCCGGGACTTACTGGCCCATGAACTCAGACCTGGCCGTGCCTGAGCTGGATCTGGGCTGGCCCATGGTCTTTGGCTTCAGGGGAACAGAGGTGACCACGCTGGTGCAGCCACCCCCACCAGACAACCCCAGCATCAAGGAGGAGGCTCGCAGGATGATCCGGGCAGCTCAGCAG GTGGTGGCCATCGTGATGGATGTTTTCACCGACGTGGATCTGCTGTTCGAGGTGCTGGATGCTGCTTCTCGCCGGGTGCCTGTCTACATCCTGCTGGATGAAATGAACTCCCAGCTCTTCCTCGACACAGCTGCCAAGTGCAGAGTCAACCTCAACTATGTGGAG TTCCTGAGGGTGAGGACGGTGTCTGGCCCAACCTACTACTGCCGCACAGGGATGTCCTTCAAGGGGCACCTGAAGGAGAAGTTCCTGCTGGTGGACTGCATGGTGGTGCTGAGTGGCAACTACAG TTTCATGTGGTCCTTTGAGAAGATTCACAGGAGCATTGCCCACATCTTCCAGGGTGAGCTGGTGGCCAGCTTTGATGAAGAATTCCGCATTTTGTTTGCACAGTCAGAGCCTCTGGTTCCTCCAGCCAACGTCCTGGCAAAGGCAGAGAACAACTTTGCCCTGGCTCCCTTTGGCAATAACATGCCCTTCTTCCCCAAGAAAGGGCCCCTGATGTTCCAGAGGGACGAGAGCCTCTTCCCCCCCTTCATGGACAGGGTGGATCCCGACAGGTACTTCCTGTCCAATTTCCGGCGGGACGACATGCTGCGGCACACCGTGGAGGGGTCGGCCATGCGGATGTACAAAAAGGTGGAAATGGAGAATTCCCAGATGGATCCCGTCAGGGGCTTCCTCCGTTccaagcagctggagctggatgcTTTTAAGAGACACAGTTTTGCAGAAGGAACGTTTGAAAATTTTGCTTCTGCCAAGCAGTACACCCGGCAGATGTTCATGAACAACATGGACGAGTTCAAAATCCAATCCAGTCATTTCCAGAAGGACCAGTTCTACCAGTACCAGTTTGAACATCCCCATCTTCCTGGCAGACCTCAGGGATTCTTTGAGAGGATTCGAGGGGGGAGGCCGGGATTCAATGAGCTGGAAGACTATGGAGAGGGACCCCGATACCCTGAACTGGAGCCCAGTTATTCACAGGAGGGTTTTCCCCTGCGGCTGGACTACGTGCCCTCCAATTCTTCCAGGGAGGTGAGACACGGCTCCGACCAGCTGAATCCCGCGGGCAATGGCCCCATGGGAATGATGCTACGGAGGCAGAACATTGGACAGAAATTCATCTGCCAGACTTCTCCCACGCagaagcagagcctggagcagcgcctgttcctgcaggacaaggatgaggagcaggatgACGACAAGAGCACGCAGGAAAACAGAACGGGCTTGCGGAACTGGAGGATTTCCTCGTACCTCAGCGCGTACCAGTCGGAACCAGATGAGGGGCTCCCAATGCCGATGGAGTCCGAGGCGTACAACGATGCTCTGGGGGATCCCCTCACAAAGCACCCCACTGACCTCGTCCCAGCCTTCAAACCCCCCACGCCCTTCAGCAGCAAACTGGGAATTGACAGTGCCAAGGAATCTGCGGATTCTGATAGAGCAGGTGAAGAAACCTCCATCATGAAACCAGATGCCTTCAGGTCCAGAATAAATCCCTTGATCCAGAGGAGCTCCAGGCTCAGGTCCTCTCTGATTTTCAGTGCTGCCAAATTAGATCAGCCCAACACCACAATAGAAAAGGTGCAGATGATCCAGAAAGAGCAAATGTCCAGTGAGTTAACAAAGGACAATGAAACCATCAAGACGGCTGCCTCCTCCAAAGTGGCCGAGCTGCTGGAGAAGTACAAAGCTGTAGGCAAGGACATGGAACGGGGCACGGTCACCCACACCAAAGCTGTTTCAGGTTACCTACAGGAGGAATCTCAGAATACGGAGAAGAAATGTACCAAATCTGTGCAGTATAAGATTCTGGAGAGCAGGGTGCTGGACTCCAAAGACTCCTGCAGTACTTACAAGATGCATGGGGATTTGGACAGAGCATTTGGAATGGCCTCATCCACCCCCCAGCTTGGGGACGCGTTGAGTAAAGATCCCCTGGGACATCTTGGCACTAAGGTGGACAAACTGTCATCCCGGTTTTACCCCATCGAGAACAAACCTCCTCTTCCAGAGAAGGAGAGTCTGATATTTGTAGGAGACACTCAGAAATTGGCTCTTCCAGAGAAGAAGGACAGAGTGACCTTCAGAGAAGACTCTCCAAAATTAGTCAACACAGAAATTAAGAAACCACAGGTGAGGACAAGTACTACGTCCTCAGTTCTAGAAAGCCTGTCCAGAAGTCAAGGGTCTGACAGCTCTCTCAACAAGTCTGAGGAAGACTGTTCAAAACAAGAGCAAAATCCCATGGAGTTTTTAAGAAAAGGGTCACTACGGCTGAAGCAGTTTTTGAACCCAAAAGGTGAAAAGAAATTGGAGGAGGAACCTGCTTCTGAGAGTGGGAAATGTGACAAGCAGGCAGTGGTGCTCAAACGATCATCCATAGGGGACTGCCAGGAAGCaatggaggaagaaaaaccccccaaattcgCAGCCCCACTGCCCCCCAAGAGCAGCCAGACAACGCAGGGGAGGTTCCCGTCCTCCACAGCCAACATCCTGTACAGCAGCAACCTGCGCGATGACACCAAGGTGATCCTGGAGCAGATCTCTGCCAACAGCCAGAAGAACAGAGCCGAGCTGGCCAAGCAGCTGCCGTCCACCAGCAACCCCGACCTCTCCAGGTCCACCACAAgcttggaaagaaaaggggaaaaggagaaaagctgcAACATCCACAGGTCAGAGAGCTTTGGGAGCCAGAAGCGGAACCTGCAGCGGCAGCCGTCGGAGGACAGAGACACCCTCCTCAAGAAGATGGAGAACATGAGGAAGGAGAAGCGAGTCTACAGCAGGTTTGAGGTGTTCTGCAAGAAGGATGAGCACACTAGTCCCAGTGAAGAGGAATATGACACAGATGCCAAAGacaagaaaatgggaaaattcatGCCCAAAATCCTGGGGACCTTCAAGACCAAAAAATGA
- the FAM83H gene encoding protein FAM83H isoform X2 — protein sequence MARRSQSSSQGDNPLDPNYLPPHYKEYYRLALDVLTEEGKESYQRFLAEEAAPDFLCASEVEHIIQNLQKPQYANQEGSTDTAGDNDMDGSSGTYWPMNSDLAVPELDLGWPMVFGFRGTEVTTLVQPPPPDNPSIKEEARRMIRAAQQVVAIVMDVFTDVDLLFEVLDAASRRVPVYILLDEMNSQLFLDTAAKCRVNLNYVEFLRVRTVSGPTYYCRTGMSFKGHLKEKFLLVDCMVVLSGNYSFMWSFEKIHRSIAHIFQGELVASFDEEFRILFAQSEPLVPPANVLAKAENNFALAPFGNNMPFFPKKGPLMFQRDESLFPPFMDRVDPDRYFLSNFRRDDMLRHTVEGSAMRMYKKVEMENSQMDPVRGFLRSKQLELDAFKRHSFAEGTFENFASAKQYTRQMFMNNMDEFKIQSSHFQKDQFYQYQFEHPHLPGRPQGFFERIRGGRPGFNELEDYGEGPRYPELEPSYSQEGFPLRLDYVPSNSSREVRHGSDQLNPAGNGPMGMMLRRQNIGQKFICQTSPTQKQSLEQRLFLQDKDEEQDDDKSTQENRTGLRNWRISSYLSAYQSEPDEGLPMPMESEAYNDALGDPLTKHPTDLVPAFKPPTPFSSKLGIDSAKESADSDRAGEETSIMKPDAFRSRINPLIQRSSRLRSSLIFSAAKLDQPNTTIEKVQMIQKEQMSSELTKDNETIKTAASSKVAELLEKYKAVGKDMERGTVTHTKAVSGYLQEESQNTEKKCTKSVQYKILESRVLDSKDSCSTYKMHGDLDRAFGMASSTPQLGDALSKDPLGHLGTKVDKLSSRFYPIENKPPLPEKESLIFVGDTQKLALPEKKDRVTFREDSPKLVNTEIKKPQVRTSTTSSVLESLSRSQGSDSSLNKSEEDCSKQEQNPMEFLRKGSLRLKQFLNPKGEKKLEEEPASESGKCDKQAVVLKRSSIGDCQEAMEEEKPPKFAAPLPPKSSQTTQGRFPSSTANILYSSNLRDDTKVILEQISANSQKNRAELAKQLPSTSNPDLSRSTTSLERKGEKEKSCNIHRSESFGSQKRNLQRQPSEDRDTLLKKMENMRKEKRVYSRFEVFCKKDEHTSPSEEEYDTDAKDKKMGKFMPKILGTFKTKK from the exons ATGGCTCGTCGATCCCAAAGCTCCTCCCAGGGGGACAACCCCCTGGACCCCAACTACCTTCCCCCCCACTACAAGGAGTACTACCGCCTGGCCCTGGATGTGCTCACAGAGGAGGGCAAGGAGAGCTACCAGCGCTTCCTGGCTGAGGAGGCGGCCCCGGATTTCCTCTGTGCCTCCGAGGTGGAGCACATCATCCAGAACCTGCAGAAGCCCCAGTACGCCAACCAGGAGGGCAGCACGGACACGGCAGGGGACAATGACATGGACGGCTCCTCCGGGACTTACTGGCCCATGAACTCAGACCTGGCCGTGCCTGAGCTGGATCTGGGCTGGCCCATGGTCTTTGGCTTCAGGGGAACAGAGGTGACCACGCTGGTGCAGCCACCCCCACCAGACAACCCCAGCATCAAGGAGGAGGCTCGCAGGATGATCCGGGCAGCTCAGCAG GTGGTGGCCATCGTGATGGATGTTTTCACCGACGTGGATCTGCTGTTCGAGGTGCTGGATGCTGCTTCTCGCCGGGTGCCTGTCTACATCCTGCTGGATGAAATGAACTCCCAGCTCTTCCTCGACACAGCTGCCAAGTGCAGAGTCAACCTCAACTATGTGGAG TTCCTGAGGGTGAGGACGGTGTCTGGCCCAACCTACTACTGCCGCACAGGGATGTCCTTCAAGGGGCACCTGAAGGAGAAGTTCCTGCTGGTGGACTGCATGGTGGTGCTGAGTGGCAACTACAG TTTCATGTGGTCCTTTGAGAAGATTCACAGGAGCATTGCCCACATCTTCCAGGGTGAGCTGGTGGCCAGCTTTGATGAAGAATTCCGCATTTTGTTTGCACAGTCAGAGCCTCTGGTTCCTCCAGCCAACGTCCTGGCAAAGGCAGAGAACAACTTTGCCCTGGCTCCCTTTGGCAATAACATGCCCTTCTTCCCCAAGAAAGGGCCCCTGATGTTCCAGAGGGACGAGAGCCTCTTCCCCCCCTTCATGGACAGGGTGGATCCCGACAGGTACTTCCTGTCCAATTTCCGGCGGGACGACATGCTGCGGCACACCGTGGAGGGGTCGGCCATGCGGATGTACAAAAAGGTGGAAATGGAGAATTCCCAGATGGATCCCGTCAGGGGCTTCCTCCGTTccaagcagctggagctggatgcTTTTAAGAGACACAGTTTTGCAGAAGGAACGTTTGAAAATTTTGCTTCTGCCAAGCAGTACACCCGGCAGATGTTCATGAACAACATGGACGAGTTCAAAATCCAATCCAGTCATTTCCAGAAGGACCAGTTCTACCAGTACCAGTTTGAACATCCCCATCTTCCTGGCAGACCTCAGGGATTCTTTGAGAGGATTCGAGGGGGGAGGCCGGGATTCAATGAGCTGGAAGACTATGGAGAGGGACCCCGATACCCTGAACTGGAGCCCAGTTATTCACAGGAGGGTTTTCCCCTGCGGCTGGACTACGTGCCCTCCAATTCTTCCAGGGAGGTGAGACACGGCTCCGACCAGCTGAATCCCGCGGGCAATGGCCCCATGGGAATGATGCTACGGAGGCAGAACATTGGACAGAAATTCATCTGCCAGACTTCTCCCACGCagaagcagagcctggagcagcgcctgttcctgcaggacaaggatgaggagcaggatgACGACAAGAGCACGCAGGAAAACAGAACGGGCTTGCGGAACTGGAGGATTTCCTCGTACCTCAGCGCGTACCAGTCGGAACCAGATGAGGGGCTCCCAATGCCGATGGAGTCCGAGGCGTACAACGATGCTCTGGGGGATCCCCTCACAAAGCACCCCACTGACCTCGTCCCAGCCTTCAAACCCCCCACGCCCTTCAGCAGCAAACTGGGAATTGACAGTGCCAAGGAATCTGCGGATTCTGATAGAGCAGGTGAAGAAACCTCCATCATGAAACCAGATGCCTTCAGGTCCAGAATAAATCCCTTGATCCAGAGGAGCTCCAGGCTCAGGTCCTCTCTGATTTTCAGTGCTGCCAAATTAGATCAGCCCAACACCACAATAGAAAAGGTGCAGATGATCCAGAAAGAGCAAATGTCCAGTGAGTTAACAAAGGACAATGAAACCATCAAGACGGCTGCCTCCTCCAAAGTGGCCGAGCTGCTGGAGAAGTACAAAGCTGTAGGCAAGGACATGGAACGGGGCACGGTCACCCACACCAAAGCTGTTTCAGGTTACCTACAGGAGGAATCTCAGAATACGGAGAAGAAATGTACCAAATCTGTGCAGTATAAGATTCTGGAGAGCAGGGTGCTGGACTCCAAAGACTCCTGCAGTACTTACAAGATGCATGGGGATTTGGACAGAGCATTTGGAATGGCCTCATCCACCCCCCAGCTTGGGGACGCGTTGAGTAAAGATCCCCTGGGACATCTTGGCACTAAGGTGGACAAACTGTCATCCCGGTTTTACCCCATCGAGAACAAACCTCCTCTTCCAGAGAAGGAGAGTCTGATATTTGTAGGAGACACTCAGAAATTGGCTCTTCCAGAGAAGAAGGACAGAGTGACCTTCAGAGAAGACTCTCCAAAATTAGTCAACACAGAAATTAAGAAACCACAGGTGAGGACAAGTACTACGTCCTCAGTTCTAGAAAGCCTGTCCAGAAGTCAAGGGTCTGACAGCTCTCTCAACAAGTCTGAGGAAGACTGTTCAAAACAAGAGCAAAATCCCATGGAGTTTTTAAGAAAAGGGTCACTACGGCTGAAGCAGTTTTTGAACCCAAAAGGTGAAAAGAAATTGGAGGAGGAACCTGCTTCTGAGAGTGGGAAATGTGACAAGCAGGCAGTGGTGCTCAAACGATCATCCATAGGGGACTGCCAGGAAGCaatggaggaagaaaaaccccccaaattcgCAGCCCCACTGCCCCCCAAGAGCAGCCAGACAACGCAGGGGAGGTTCCCGTCCTCCACAGCCAACATCCTGTACAGCAGCAACCTGCGCGATGACACCAAGGTGATCCTGGAGCAGATCTCTGCCAACAGCCAGAAGAACAGAGCCGAGCTGGCCAAGCAGCTGCCGTCCACCAGCAACCCCGACCTCTCCAGGTCCACCACAAgcttggaaagaaaaggggaaaaggagaaaagctgcAACATCCACAGGTCAGAGAGCTTTGGGAGCCAGAAGCGGAACCTGCAGCGGCAGCCGTCGGAGGACAGAGACACCCTCCTCAAGAAGATGGAGAACATGAGGAAGGAGAAGCGAGTCTACAGCAGGTTTGAGGTGTTCTGCAAGAAGGATGAGCACACTAGTCCCAGTGAAGAGGAATATGACACAGATGCCAAAGacaagaaaatgggaaaattcatGCCCAAAATCCTGGGGACCTTCAAGACCAAAAAATGA